TTCCCCCTTCTGCTATTATTCCAATTCTAAATCAAGGATGCAATGAAGTATCCTGCGTGCAGCTTGCGGGGCAATCAAGGCGGCAAGGGAACACCCGCAGGCGGGTACCCACGAATAATGTAAAGGACGTAGATGACGAAGCCAACGATGATAGCGCTTTGAGTTGGAAGTGGAATTATAGCCACTTCTTTTTCCTGAAATATTTCAGCATAAAAACTGCAATCACTACCATAAGAAAAAGCACAGCGGGATAACCCCATTTGGATTCAAGCTCCGGCATAAACTTAAAATTCATGCCGTATAAACCGACTATAAACGTTAACGGTATAAAAATAGTAGCGATCATGGTCAATACTTTCATAATTTCATTTGTCTTATTGCTTATGCTTGAAAGGTAAATGTCAAGCATTCCGGAAAGCATTTCCCTGAAAGTCTCTACCGAATCAATAACCTGAATCGTATGGTCATAGACATCTCTAAAATAAAGGCGTGTTGACTTTTGTATAAGCGCAGACTCTCCTCTCTCAAGAGAACCAATCAACTCCCTTAACGGCCATACAGATCTCCGTAAAAATATCATTTCACTCTTTAACTTGTGAAGAAAACTCAATGTTTCTGGGTTGGTGTTTCTAATTAATTCTTCTTCCAGGCTGTCTATGGTTTCTCCAAGTTGCTCAAGAACAATAAAATAATTATCAATAGTTACATCTATCAGGGAATATAGAAGGTAGTCAGGCCCCAGTTTTCTGATGCGCCCCTTGTTGTTTCTTATTCGGTCCCGAATACACTCAAAAACACCCCCTTCCTTTTCCTGAAATGAAATGACATAATTGTGACCCAGAACTAAGCTGATCTGTTCAGTTTTTATTTCTCTCTGAGCATCATCATTGAAGATCATCTTTAAAACAATAAAAACATAACTATCGTAATCTTCCATTTTAGGACGCTGGTCGGTATTCAAAATATCTTCAAGCAAAAGAGGGTGTAAATTAAAGCATTGACCTGTTTTTTCGATGACCCCCACATCATGAATGCCTTCTATGTTTATCCAGGTAACTGTGGGTTTGTCCTTAAAGGAAGAACATTCCTCAATATTGCTAATTTCCGTTTCCTTAAATTGCATTTCATCATAGTCAATAAGCGTAATCCTGGTATTTTCTATTTTCTGCTCCCCGATATGAATAAGCGTCCCGGGAAGTAAACCTGTTTTTTTAGACCTTTTTTTTGTATTTTTCAAATTTATCACTCCCCTCTTCAGTACTTTATCCTTCTCAGGAACAGCCCCTTAGCCGGTGCCGTTGGGCCTGCATTCTCACGGTCATTAGATT
The nucleotide sequence above comes from Pseudomonadota bacterium. Encoded proteins:
- the corA gene encoding magnesium/cobalt transporter CorA, with product MNLKNTKKRSKKTGLLPGTLIHIGEQKIENTRITLIDYDEMQFKETEISNIEECSSFKDKPTVTWINIEGIHDVGVIEKTGQCFNLHPLLLEDILNTDQRPKMEDYDSYVFIVLKMIFNDDAQREIKTEQISLVLGHNYVISFQEKEGGVFECIRDRIRNNKGRIRKLGPDYLLYSLIDVTIDNYFIVLEQLGETIDSLEEELIRNTNPETLSFLHKLKSEMIFLRRSVWPLRELIGSLERGESALIQKSTRLYFRDVYDHTIQVIDSVETFREMLSGMLDIYLSSISNKTNEIMKVLTMIATIFIPLTFIVGLYGMNFKFMPELESKWGYPAVLFLMVVIAVFMLKYFRKKKWL